A stretch of the Pelmatolapia mariae isolate MD_Pm_ZW linkage group LG23, Pm_UMD_F_2, whole genome shotgun sequence genome encodes the following:
- the pspc1 gene encoding paraspeckle component 1 isoform X2 codes for MANRNMQQVNMQSNNSPQPARRGTDSPAAEQTPANKDSPAPPPRQSPVAEQMEGAVEGSGEGPTEMTLDITSFRKPGEKTFTQRSRLFVGSLPPDIPEEEFKNMFSKYGNVNEVFINRERGFGFIRLETRTVAEIAKAELDGTILNNRPIRVRFATHGSALTVRNLLPVVTNELLEQAFSQFGPVERAIVVTDDRGRPTGRGIVEFASKVAARKALERCTEGALLLTTTPCPAIVEPAEHFDDEDGLSEKLLQKTPKYYKEREQKPRFAQPGTFEFEFSSRWKALDEMEKQQRDQVDRNIKEAKEKLEAELESAKHEHQLMLMRQDLMRRQEELRRLEELRNQELQRRKQIEMRHEEERRRREEELMRHREQEDLRRQPDGFKPNYMENILH; via the exons ATGGCTAATCGAAATATGCAACAAGTTAACATGCAAAGCAACAATTCTCCTCAACCGGCGAGACGCGGAACCGACTCACCGGCCGCGGAGCAGACACCGGCGAACAAAGACAGCCCGGCCCCGCCGCCGAGGCAGTCCCCCGTTGCTGAACAAATGGAAGGAGCCGTAGAAGGAAGCGGCGAAGGCCCGACAGAAATGACCCTAGACATTACTAGTTTCCGAAAGCCCGGTGAAAAGACGTTCACTCAGCGCTCCCGTCTTTTTGTCGGCAGTCTCCCGCCGGATATTCCAGAGGAGGAgttcaaaaacatgttttctaaaTATGGGAACGTCAACGAGGTGTTCATCAACAGAGAGCGGGGCTTCGGCTTCATTCGTTTG GAAACCCGAACTGTAGCAGAGATCGCTAAAGCCGAGCTGGATGGGACTATTTTGAATAATCGACCAATCAGAGTCCGCTTTGCCACACACGGTTCTGCGCTCACAGTGCGCAATCTGCTGCCTGTGGTGACAAATGAACTGCTGGAACAG GCGTTTTCCCAGTTTGGACCAGTGGAACGGGCTATTGTTGTGACAGATGACCGAGGTCGTCCCACTGGGAGAGGCATTGTGGAGTTTGCAAGCAAAGTAGCAGCGCGTAAAGCTCTGGAGCGGTGCACCGAGGGAGCACTGTTGCTGACCAC AACACCCTGTCCTGCCATTGTGGAACCTGCAGAACACTTTGATGATGAGGATGGCCTTTCTGAAAAACTGCTGCAAAAGACTCCAAAGTACTATAA GGAACGAGAACAGAAGCCACGTTTTGCTCAGCCCGGGACGTTTGAGTTTGAGTTCTCATCTCGTTGGAAAGCTCTTGATGAGATGGAGAAACAGCAGAGGGACCAGGTGGACAGGAACATTAAAGAAGCTAAAGAGAAACTGGAGGCCGAGCTGGAGTCAGCCAAGCATGAACATCAGCTCATGTTAATGAGACAAG ACCTAATGAGACGTCAGGAGGAGCTGAGGAGACTTGAGGAGCTTCGCAACCAAGAGCTACAGAGACGAAAGCAGATAGAGATGAG GcacgaggaggagaggaggaggagggaggaggagctgatgAGGCACAGAGAGCAGGAGGACCTGAGACGCCAACCAGATGGCTTCAAACCAAACTACATGGAAAAC